The genomic window AAGACCTCGACCACGCCCCGATCGGCACCATCCACTCGTTCGCGCAGCGCCTTCTCGCTGCCTATCCCATCCAGGCCGGCATGCCTCTGCTCGTCGAGGCGCTCGACGAAGTGGCCTCGTCGGTGGCCTTCGACGAGCGGTGGTCAGTCGCGCAGCGCCGTCTCCTCGATGACGAGTCGCTCGCGGCGCCGCTCGGGTTGCTGCTCGGCGCGGGCCGAAAGCTCGATGACCTCCGCTCCCTTGCGCGCGCGTTCGGCAACGACTGGGACCTCATCGCCGATCGCGTGCTCGCCGAACCCGTTCCCACGGTGATGCCCGCGCTCGATGTAGACCCCATCTTGAGGCAGGCGCAACTCCTGCTCGACCGGCGATCGGAGTGTCGGGATTCTGGTGACCGGCTGGTCACAAAGCTCGCCGACGTCGAATCCAGCCTCACCCAGTTGCGGCGTGCGACAAGCGATGTGGAGCGCTTCCGTCTCCTTGGCTCGCTGGGGATGTTGAAGTTCGGCAACTTCGGACGCAGGGACAACTGGCCCGACATCGCCGGCATGCGTGGCGCGTGCGCAGACCTCGCGTCCGAGGCATCCGCCCTCGTCGCCCGTGTCGTCGACGCCGCCGTGCGCCCCGTCGCACGCTGGATCGCGGCGTGGGTGCTCGAGTCCGCCGAGGCGCGGATCTCGTCCGGCGAACTCGAGTTCCACGACCTGCTCGTGGCGGCGCGCGACCTCCTGCGTCGCGATCCCGCCGTGCGAGAGGAGCTTCAAGAGCAGTACCGGTACCTGCTCATCGACGAGTTCCAAGACACCGATCCGATCCAGCTCGAACTCGCCGTGCGCATCGCCGGCGGGCTGGAGGCGGAGGCCATCGATTGGCGCGACATCAGCGTTCCGCCGGGATCCCTGTTTCTCGTCGGCGACCCGAAGCAGTCGATCTACCGGTTCCGTCGCGCGAGCATCGAGACCTACCTCGAAGCTCAGGAGAAGCTCGGCACTACGGTCTCGCTGAGCCGCAACTTCCGCACGACGCCACCCGTGATCGACTGGGTGAACGGACTGTTCGGGGGCGTCATCGTCGAACAGGACCGCAAGCAGCCGCCCTTCGCCGCCCTCGCGCCGTATCGCCAGGCCGAAGCTGTGGGGGCTGACGTGACGTTGCTCGGAGTCGAGGAGCATCCCGACGCACGACTGACCGCTGACGAGTTGCGCGCGTTCGAAGCAGCTGACGTCGCCGGTGTCGTCACGCAGGCGCTTGTCGAGGGGTGGACGGTGTCTGACAAGCGCACCGGGGAGTGGCGCGCGATCCGCGCGAGCGACATCGCCATCCTCATCCCAGCGCGCACCTCGCTGCCGTTCCTGGAGGCCGCGCTGAGCGCGGCCGGCATCTCCTATCGCACCGAATCGAGCTCGCTCGTCTACTCGGCTCCGGAGGTACGCGCCATGATGGCCGCGCTGCGTTCGATCGCCGACACCGGCGATGAGCTGGCGACCGTCGCCGCGCTCCGCTCGCCGCTCTTCGCGTGTGGCGATGACGACCTCTACCGCTATCGGCGCGCCGGCGGACGGTTCCGCGTCGGAACGAAGATCCCGGATGCCGCAGCGGAACTGCCCGCAGCCCTCGCCATGGACTGGCTCGGGGAACTTGCTCGTCGCAGCCGCTGGATGAGCCCGGCTGAGCTGCTGACCGAGCTCGCCCTCGAGCGGCGTGTGCTCGAAACCGCTGTCGTCACCGACGCCGCGCCACTTGCCCGCGATCAGTGGAGCCGCGTGCGGTTCGTCATCGATCAGGCTCGTGCCTGGGCAGAGGTCGAGCACGGCGGCTTGCGCGAGTACCTCGCCTGGGCGACGCGTCAGACGGAGGAGGGCGCACGCGTCGCGGAAGCGATCCTTCCTGAGCACGACCTCGACGTGGTGCGCATCATGACGGTGCACGCGGCAAAGGGCCTCGAGTTCGGCATGGTCGTGCTCTCGGGCATGACCGCACGCCCGCGCAATGTCCCCGGGGTGCAGCTGCTCTGGCCGGATGCCGGCGGATACGCGGTGCGGCTCGGGTCGGGCGTGCAGACGAACGACTTCGAGACGGCGAAGCCGCTCGACGAGCAGATGGACGACCTCGAACGTCGGCGCCTGCTGTATGTTGCGGCGACGCGCGCCCGCGACCATCTCGCGGTCTCGCTGCACCGGGCCGCCAACGCGGTGCAGACCTCGGCGCGCGTGCTGGCAGGCGGTGGGGCATTGGACGCACCCGGTGCCGTCGCCTTTGTGCCGACCGACGACCGCCTTGCAACGCCGCTCGCGTCGAACACCGTGCCATGGGCGGGGACGGATGCCTCGTGGCGCGAGTCCGTCGAGGCTGCCCGCGCGCGATCGGCGGCCGTGGCGGCGCGATCGGCGTCGGGACTCGAGGGCACGGAACCCGAGGCCTACGGCGAGATCGCCGTGTACGTCGCGGCCGAGGACGAGGCGCTGGCGGAGGTCACGGCGGGGAAGGCGAAGGGGGCACGAGACCTCGAGCTGCCACCGTGGCTCAAGGGCCGGTACGGAACGATGATCGGGCGAGCTGTGCATGGTGTGCTGCAGACGGTGGCGCTCGACGGCTCGGCCTCCGACGACGAGTTCGCCGCGGTCGTGGCGGCGCAGTGCGCGGCAGAAGGGGTGACCGAGTTCGCCGACGCTGTCGCGGGGTACGCCCGATCGGCTCTGGCCTCGCGCACCGTGGGCAAGGCATCCCGTCTGGAGCACTGGCGCGAGCTCTTCGTCGCCTCGGTGGAAGGTGACGGAACGGTGCTCGAGGGCTTCATGGACCTGATGTACCGGGACGCCGACGGTGGGCTGAGCATCGTCGACTACAAGACTGACGCGATCCCGGTAGGCGCCGTTAGAGCGCGGTCGGCGTACTACGCTCCGCAGCTGCACGCCTATGAGCGGGCGCTGACGGCGGCGACGGGTGCGCCTGTGCGCTCGGTGCTGCTGTTCGTGCGCGCCGACGGCTCGGCTGCGTGGGAGGTGGAACTTGCACCCGCGGGCGCGTAGACGCCGGGGGTCTGTGTCTGCGCTCTGTGGCAGAGTGATCGGCGTTGCGGCCACATTGGGGCACTGGGCGGAACAGTCTGACAAGCGGCGTATGCCCGGCTGGGCATGGGGATTTTCATGAACGACGAGACGGGGCAGGTCCTCGCGCACCACATCGACGGCGGAGCCGACATCGATCCCCTCGACGAGAGCCTTCGAGTGCTGTTGCTGAGAGATCGGTTGCAGGGGATCCCGGATCGACTCGATCTTGGAAGAGTGCGAATGGGGGTTCGCATGCGCAACATTCTCAGCCGCGAGGGCCTAGGGAGCTACGGCGAGATCAAGCTGATGTCGGTCAACGACCTGCTCGCCCTGAGGGGCGCGGGGGTGGGATCGGTGCGTGAGCTGCTGGAGGGCCTCATGACGGCGACGGGTTCGCCTCCCGCACCCGAGGTGGCCGCGATGGATGCTGCGCCGGAACCCAGATGGAAAGCTGACGTGGTCGAGGACCTGGAGACACTCGCGCGCTGGCATCGAATCCTCGGATCCGAGGATGTCTCGGTACTCACGGCGCCGGACGGCGTCGTCGAGCCTGCCGCGGTCGCTTCCGCGCGTGCCAGGATAGCGGCGCTCGCGGCATCCGATCTGCTCCCCGACGTGGAAGACGGTGGCGCGGCCGCCGCAGCGGTAGAGGCGGCGCTCGCCGGCCCGGGCGACCGCGAACTTACCGTGCTGCGCGATCGGGTGATGGCTGACGACCCAGTGAGTCTCGACGATCTCGGCAAGCAGTTTGAGGTGACGCGCGAGCGCATTCGGCAGATCGAGTCGAAGCTCATCGCCATTCTGACCGAGCGCACGAGGGCGGGCGACCTTCACTCCCTCGCTACGATCGCCTCCGGCGCGATCGGATCGCTCGTGGGGTTGCGAACGCTTGTGCAGCGCCACCCGACACTCGGAGAGCACGTGTCCGCCATCGGGCAGCCCGTGTGGCGCTTCCTCGATCGGATCGACCTCTCGTACGAGATCAAGGACGGCTGGTGCGCCCGCGGCACCGTGGCTGGTGCGGTCGCTCAGACGAAGAGCGAACTGACGCGGCTTGCAGCCGGGCGCTCTTTCGTCGAGCTGGCGGCTGTCGACAGCCCGGGTCTCGAGCTGTCGACGGAGTGGCTTGAGTACTGCGGGGTAACGCTGCTCCGAGGATGCGCGTTGCTCGGCCGCGCCGGCATGCCCGATCGCGCCGAGGTCATTCTCCATACTCAGCAGGAGCCGATGTCGTCCGAAGCCCTCGTCGCCGGGCTCGGAGTTGATCGGAGTGTGCGATCGCTCCGGAATCAGCTCTCGGAGGACCCCCGTTTCTCGCGAGTCGACCGCGATGACTGGGGGCTCGCGTCGTGGGGGCTCACCGGCTACCTCGGCATCCGCGCCATGATCGGCCGATCGCTGACCACCGCAGGCGGAGAGATGACCATCGACGACCTCGTCGCTGACATCACGAGCCGCTTCGATGTCTCGCCGCGCAGCATCGTCACGTACGCAACGTCGTTCCCGTACATCACGCTGAAGGGCGTCGTGCGTCGTCGTGCGCGTCGAGACATGCGGCGACCACGGCGGAAGGGTCTCGCCCAAACGCGGGGACTCTACCGCCACGACGACAGCGTCAAGCTCCGGTTCGTCGTCAACTCCGAACATCTCCGGGGCAGCGGCAGCCCGTTGCCGAACGCGCTCGGCGAGGAGATCGACCTATCGGTCGCCGAGGCGAAGACGCTCGTGCGCACCGGCGTCGAAGGAACCATCCTCGTGTCCTGGCGTGGCCCGCAGATCGTGCTCGGAAGCGTGCGCGCCGAGATCGAGAAGCTGGGGCTCCGGGAGGGTGACCTCGCATTCTTCGTCTTCGGCACCGACGGCACCTTCGGCGTCGAGCCGGTCCAAGAGAGCAACAGTACGGAAGCTCGGATTCTTGCTCTCACGGGCGACGCTCGCTCGGACGATGCAGACGTGTGGGCGACACTCGCGGACCGCATCGATTCGGCTGCAGGCGAGCGGGACGCTGTCCTCGCCGCACTGTCAGCGCGCGGGGACGCACAGATCGTCGAGATCGCAGGAACCCAAGAGGCGTATCCGGCCGTACAGAGGAGCCCGACGGAGCGAGTTGGTGAGGATCAGACCGCGATGTCTGGGTCTCCGTAACGCTCCGATCGTCACCCGGCAGCGGCGGCGAGTCAGTCGCCGACGATCTTGTCAGGCCATCGGTGCGCGTAGGTCGCCAGTCCCTCGATGTCGGCGTAGACACTGGCAAAGTGGTAGCCGAATCGATCCTCGAGTCGGCTGCGGATCTCCTTCTTGCCGTCGACCGTGATGCGATAAGTGAAGACGGGTGCATCCGCGCGGGCGAGACGATCGGTGTTCGCACGTCCGAGTCGCAGGGGGATCGAGGAGAACTCGCGCATCTGGGCGGCGGTCAGATCGTTCCACCCTGTGTCGGCGAACACGGGCGCTCCATCCAACAGGAACGCAGCATTCTGCGCGGGGATCCGAGCGTGCAGTGCAGGCGGCCGCCAGATCTTGCGCCCCGCGCCTGTTCCCCACTGCTGTACACGGCGGGCGCTATCGGACTTGAGTTGGTGCCAGCGGGGGGTGTTCGTCTTCCATAGCGAGTTCAGCTGCAGCGGCTCGTTGTCGTCGACGAACACCAGAAGGCGGCCGTCGAGGTGGTCACATTCGTCATCCCGTGACACCGCGAACCAGGCCGCGATGAGCGGATTGAAAGTGACGTCGAGGAGTCGGGTCGGCGCGCCCACGTGCTGCATCTGCGCGAACAGCGGGAGTGCCGGTGTTCCGTCGAGTCGCCAGTCGATCCGGGCGAGGCGAAGAAGCTTCTTCTCGGCGCGCACGAGATCGTCTTCGGTCGCAGGTTCGTTCTTCACCCGCTCGATGGCGCGTGCGAGCGAGCTGTGCAACCCCCAGGACGCATTTGCCTGCCCACGCCAGACGAAGCCGCGGTAGGGGTAGAGGGTTGTCAGAGTATCGACGACCCGCTGGAAATCGTCCCAGCCTTCGATGCGGTCTTCCCAGCGTTCGTAGAGGCGAGTCGCGTCGATCGGACCGTCGAATCGTGTCGGCATGACCGAGATCATGGCAGAGGCTCCGGTGCGGCGACAGGATTGCGGCTGAGGCGCTCGACCGCGTCGCGCAGGAACTGCTTGGGGGCGAATCCGGGCAGAGTCATGCCGATGTCCTGCCAGGCCTGCTCGAGCGAAATGCCATGATGGCGGACTCCGTAGAGCGCGGCGACCGCTGCCGTGCGGCTGCGGCCCTCGGCGCAGTGCAGGAACACGCGCCCGCCTTCGCGGCGGAGGGTGGCGACGGCATCCACTGCGTCTTCGAGGACGACGTCGAGGTGATTGTTTCTGTAGTCCTGGTCGATGAGCCAGATCTGGACGCTCTCGACCCTGCCGGGTGTGTGACGGCGCCCGATGCGGCAGAGGGAGACGACAGCATCCACCTCATTGGGGAGTCGATCGAGCGCGGCGATCGAACCGATCCAGACACCGTCGTCATACGGGTGCCTGAACAGGTGATCGTTGAACGGATACACGGTGGCTCGGGCGGCGCTGGGCCACCCCTCAGGGTCCGGCTTCCCGTGCCGCGCGGCGAGGCATGCGAGTCGGACGAGCTCATCAGAGCCCAGCCCGGGCCATCCGTGCAGACGGCGTTTCATCGACCAGGGCAGAGCGCTCGCTCCCCACGTCGCGCCAGCGAGCGATCCTGCGATCGCGGCAACCGTGTCGGTGTCGCCTCCCCCGCGTACCGCGCGTTCGATCACATCGCGCGGTGACGTCGCTCCCGAGAGCGCGGCAAGGGCAGCCTGGAACGCGCGGACGACCCAGCCATTGCCTTCGCGGAAGTCGCGAGGGTGCGCGTGAAGGTGCGTCGCTTCCTCGATCAGGTCGCTCCACCGATTCCGGCGGTCCGAGGGAATCCACGCCAGCTGAGCCCGGATGTCGAGCTCACCGGTCAAGATCGCGTGCCGGACGGCGAGACACCAGAGTGTGCACGCATCGACGTTGTCGATCTCCCAGTGCGTGAGTTGGGCGATCCGTCCTGCTGCCGAGCCAAGCTCGGCCGGCGAACGGTCGAGGTAGCCGAGTGCGTCCGGTCCCGTGCGCATGAGGGACCCGTTGCCGCCACTGCGCCCAGCGCCGACGTGCATCGCCTCGGCGACGTTTCTCGCGTCCTTCTCATCCGCGTCGTCGGCGAGCCGGCCGAGCACGGAGCGAGTTTGAGAGCCCACATCCTTCGCCGTCCGAGACCAATCGCGCCAGCTCCGCAGGATCGTCGCCATCGACGACTCGTCTTCGAGCTTGTGCCCGTCCGCCAGCAGAGCCAGGACCGGCATGGCCATGCTGGTGTCGTCGGTCCACTCGGCGACCTCGTGACCGAAACGGCCGACACCGAACTCAGGTGTCACGGAGTCCGAGAGCGCGGGGCCGAACTCGTACTGCGAGCCGAGCGCATCGCCCGCAGCCGAGACCACGACGGCTCCGGCGGCGCGATCGAGCTGCGGCGCGGAGAGGTGCATCAGTGTGCTCCCACCGGGGTGACGTGCGAGCGCTCGCCCGAACGCACCGAAGAGGCACTCTCAGTGCGAAGGTAGAAGAACTGCCACTTCCCCTGAACGGGGGAGTCTCCAGTGCATGTGTACACGGCGGACGGATGGGATGCCGCGGGCTGGCCCAACGGGATGGTCAGCGAAGCTCCTGTGTACGGCCCGCCGAGATCGGGCAGGTCGCCGTACGAGGCGCCGTCCAACGGGCCGCCGAACAGCTGGCACAGGACCCTGCCCTCGATGCTCTCGTTCATGTTGTGCTCCTTCGATTAAACGCATATCTGCGCTAAAGCCAGTCTGCCTGCCGTTGCCAAATTGCGCAAGACTGCGTTAAAAGCAAATGAATTGGTATGTTGGGCAGGCGATATTTGCGCGGCTCTGAGCTAAATGTCGGTGGCAGGTGACAAACTTCGAACGAGAGGGAATGGAGGAGCGCATGGTCCGTACGTCGTTGCCGGTGCAGAGACCTGGGGGAGCTGTGGCGGCCCCGGAGATGGAGCAGGCTTTCGCCACGGAGGTGGAATCATGGTTGCGCCATCACGTGGTCGCGGCGCCGCCCGTGACCTGGAGTCCACGCGGCAACGGGCTGATCGCCGTCCGTTCCGTGGACGAGATTGCCGAACGGGTGAGCGGATTGCTCACTGAAGGATCCTGGGCGGTGGCGAGGCGGACACATGCCTCGTTGTGGGCGCAGTGCATGCGAGTGGACGGGGGCTGGATCGTTGAAGTCAACGGTGTTCCCGGACCCGCCTGCTTCACGCGGCGAGTGCAGCAGGCCCGGGGTCGTCCACGTCTTTGGCAGGCCATCGGCCGTCGGCGGGTCTACGATGCCGGCCATCTGATGGCGGACTATCTGCCCCACGACGTCTTGACGAGCCCACTGCAGGTGGCGCAGATCATGTGGGCCTGGCTACGGGCATCATCCCTTCCTGATGGGTACGCATTGCGAGACCTGTGATCAGGCCGGCCCCGCGATCCAGCACGACGTCCGCTAGATGAGTTTGCAGCGAGGAGAGACGAGATGAGTATGAACGACGCCGCCAGTGGACCGAAGCAGATCCTTTACATCGACATGGACAACACGCTGGTCGACTTCCGGTCCGGCATCGACCGAATCGACACCCGACAGCACGCCGACTTCGCGGACCGGTACGACGAAGTCCCGGGCATCTTCGCCCTCATGGAGCCGCTGCCAGGGGCGATCGAGGCGTTCCATGAGCTCGCGGAGGTGTACGACACGTACATCCTGTCCACCGCGCCGTGGTTGAACCCGTCGGCCTGGCAGCACAAGATCGAGTGGGTCCAGCGGCACCTCGGCGAGCACGACGGCACGCCCGCGTACAAGCGACTGATCCTTTCGCATCACAAGAACCTGAATCGCGGGGACTTCCTCGTCGACGACCGGCCGTTCCACCGCGGTGCCGACAGGTTCGAGGGTGAGGTCATCGCGTTCGGAACCGACGAGTTCCCTGACTGGCCCACGGTTACGCAGTACCTGTTGAAGCGCGCGACCTCGGCCGGATCCGTCGTACCTGTGAAGGGCGACGCTGACGGGGGCGACGGCGCCGCTTCCGCATCATCCA from Microbacterium sp. ProA8 includes these protein-coding regions:
- a CDS encoding FRG domain-containing protein encodes the protein MISVMPTRFDGPIDATRLYERWEDRIEGWDDFQRVVDTLTTLYPYRGFVWRGQANASWGLHSSLARAIERVKNEPATEDDLVRAEKKLLRLARIDWRLDGTPALPLFAQMQHVGAPTRLLDVTFNPLIAAWFAVSRDDECDHLDGRLLVFVDDNEPLQLNSLWKTNTPRWHQLKSDSARRVQQWGTGAGRKIWRPPALHARIPAQNAAFLLDGAPVFADTGWNDLTAAQMREFSSIPLRLGRANTDRLARADAPVFTYRITVDGKKEIRSRLEDRFGYHFASVYADIEGLATYAHRWPDKIVGD
- a CDS encoding sigma factor-like helix-turn-helix DNA-binding protein, with product MNDETGQVLAHHIDGGADIDPLDESLRVLLLRDRLQGIPDRLDLGRVRMGVRMRNILSREGLGSYGEIKLMSVNDLLALRGAGVGSVRELLEGLMTATGSPPAPEVAAMDAAPEPRWKADVVEDLETLARWHRILGSEDVSVLTAPDGVVEPAAVASARARIAALAASDLLPDVEDGGAAAAAVEAALAGPGDRELTVLRDRVMADDPVSLDDLGKQFEVTRERIRQIESKLIAILTERTRAGDLHSLATIASGAIGSLVGLRTLVQRHPTLGEHVSAIGQPVWRFLDRIDLSYEIKDGWCARGTVAGAVAQTKSELTRLAAGRSFVELAAVDSPGLELSTEWLEYCGVTLLRGCALLGRAGMPDRAEVILHTQQEPMSSEALVAGLGVDRSVRSLRNQLSEDPRFSRVDRDDWGLASWGLTGYLGIRAMIGRSLTTAGGEMTIDDLVADITSRFDVSPRSIVTYATSFPYITLKGVVRRRARRDMRRPRRKGLAQTRGLYRHDDSVKLRFVVNSEHLRGSGSPLPNALGEEIDLSVAEAKTLVRTGVEGTILVSWRGPQIVLGSVRAEIEKLGLREGDLAFFVFGTDGTFGVEPVQESNSTEARILALTGDARSDDADVWATLADRIDSAAGERDAVLAALSARGDAQIVEIAGTQEAYPAVQRSPTERVGEDQTAMSGSP
- a CDS encoding ADP-ribosylglycohydrolase family protein; the encoded protein is MHLSAPQLDRAAGAVVVSAAGDALGSQYEFGPALSDSVTPEFGVGRFGHEVAEWTDDTSMAMPVLALLADGHKLEDESSMATILRSWRDWSRTAKDVGSQTRSVLGRLADDADEKDARNVAEAMHVGAGRSGGNGSLMRTGPDALGYLDRSPAELGSAAGRIAQLTHWEIDNVDACTLWCLAVRHAILTGELDIRAQLAWIPSDRRNRWSDLIEEATHLHAHPRDFREGNGWVVRAFQAALAALSGATSPRDVIERAVRGGGDTDTVAAIAGSLAGATWGASALPWSMKRRLHGWPGLGSDELVRLACLAARHGKPDPEGWPSAARATVYPFNDHLFRHPYDDGVWIGSIAALDRLPNEVDAVVSLCRIGRRHTPGRVESVQIWLIDQDYRNNHLDVVLEDAVDAVATLRREGGRVFLHCAEGRSRTAAVAALYGVRHHGISLEQAWQDIGMTLPGFAPKQFLRDAVERLSRNPVAAPEPLP
- a CDS encoding UvrD-helicase domain-containing protein; this encodes MTLIEVRDDTGDRTAIANDTDRTLFVEAGAGTGKTHALVGRVKTLVLRDGVPLTHLAVITFTEKAGAELRDRLRAALEEVGADDPQYSAAGKAVEDLDHAPIGTIHSFAQRLLAAYPIQAGMPLLVEALDEVASSVAFDERWSVAQRRLLDDESLAAPLGLLLGAGRKLDDLRSLARAFGNDWDLIADRVLAEPVPTVMPALDVDPILRQAQLLLDRRSECRDSGDRLVTKLADVESSLTQLRRATSDVERFRLLGSLGMLKFGNFGRRDNWPDIAGMRGACADLASEASALVARVVDAAVRPVARWIAAWVLESAEARISSGELEFHDLLVAARDLLRRDPAVREELQEQYRYLLIDEFQDTDPIQLELAVRIAGGLEAEAIDWRDISVPPGSLFLVGDPKQSIYRFRRASIETYLEAQEKLGTTVSLSRNFRTTPPVIDWVNGLFGGVIVEQDRKQPPFAALAPYRQAEAVGADVTLLGVEEHPDARLTADELRAFEAADVAGVVTQALVEGWTVSDKRTGEWRAIRASDIAILIPARTSLPFLEAALSAAGISYRTESSSLVYSAPEVRAMMAALRSIADTGDELATVAALRSPLFACGDDDLYRYRRAGGRFRVGTKIPDAAAELPAALAMDWLGELARRSRWMSPAELLTELALERRVLETAVVTDAAPLARDQWSRVRFVIDQARAWAEVEHGGLREYLAWATRQTEEGARVAEAILPEHDLDVVRIMTVHAAKGLEFGMVVLSGMTARPRNVPGVQLLWPDAGGYAVRLGSGVQTNDFETAKPLDEQMDDLERRRLLYVAATRARDHLAVSLHRAANAVQTSARVLAGGGALDAPGAVAFVPTDDRLATPLASNTVPWAGTDASWRESVEAARARSAAVAARSASGLEGTEPEAYGEIAVYVAAEDEALAEVTAGKAKGARDLELPPWLKGRYGTMIGRAVHGVLQTVALDGSASDDEFAAVVAAQCAAEGVTEFADAVAGYARSALASRTVGKASRLEHWRELFVASVEGDGTVLEGFMDLMYRDADGGLSIVDYKTDAIPVGAVRARSAYYAPQLHAYERALTAATGAPVRSVLLFVRADGSAAWEVELAPAGA